From the genome of Thermogutta terrifontis, one region includes:
- the fliQ gene encoding flagellar biosynthesis protein FliQ, with protein MDTQAAVDLFRTAIWVGFLISAPVLLAGMAVGLVLGLLQAVTQIQEQSLVFVPKVAVMVIVFLLTLPWMLVQMIEYSQELLKSMSGIIY; from the coding sequence ATGGATACACAGGCTGCGGTGGACTTATTCAGGACAGCGATTTGGGTGGGATTTCTCATAAGTGCTCCCGTTCTTCTAGCAGGAATGGCCGTCGGACTGGTCCTGGGGCTGCTCCAGGCGGTGACGCAGATTCAGGAGCAAAGCCTGGTGTTTGTTCCCAAGGTTGCCGTGATGGTTATTGTCTTTTTACTCACATTGCCGTGGATGCTGGTACAAATGATTGAATATTCGCAGGAGTTGCTGAAAAGCATGTCGGGTATTATTTATTAA